A single Anatilimnocola floriformis DNA region contains:
- a CDS encoding beta-propeller fold lactonase family protein, whose translation MFRVWCVVTLLSLTCFAAAQEPVEDAKTDLVGRSREEFIVTPVNQLLTPFGRLVELPGLRPQALALSPDGKMLVTSGKTSELVVIEPAKGEILQRVKLPADDKTEPPEAPSTNILMPDTKGIVSFTGLIFSADGQKLYLSNVNGSIKVFVVTDGKIAPSHTIHLPLANAPRRKPEIPSGLALTADGKLLYVCGNLSNKLLEIETATGKTLRTFDVGAAPYDVVLVGHKAYVSNWAGRRPGAGDLVGPAGRGTEVRVDPVRFIASEGSVSIVDLEGKQKTVELLTGLHACALAVSPDKEYVVCANAGSDNISLIDVAKEQVIDTIWCKQKPSDLFGASPNALAFAPNGKRLYVANGSQNAIAVIKFDPEDKGESVLQGLIPVGWFPGALAFDAERKHIYAANIKGIPLAPKKQPGSGAEGFNSHHYSGSVSLVPLPADAPTLAKLSQRAAVNMRRGRIAQAGQPPRPDQPPRAIPERIGEPSKIKHVVYILKENRTYDQVFGALKRGRGHADLCIFGENVTPNQHKMVNDFVLLDNTYCAGILSADGHQWSTTAFSTDYMEKSFAGFPRSYPDGMGPDESDAIAYSPAGFIWDNALLHKKTIRNYGEFMGPEVKYADPAKKGNPSFLACYRTWRGESKEVVFASSPSVESLKPFSPTAYVGWNMSVPDQFRADFIINELKEYEAKGEFPNLVIICLPQDHGSGTKVGCPTPSACVADNDLAFGRIADALSHSKFWKDMAIFAIEDDPQNGWDHVSGYRTTAYVLSPFAKRGELISTQYNTTSLIRTMEQILGMKPMNQFDASAVPMFDCFTDEPNFKPFDSVPTNIPIDTMNPDPKSILDPILREDALVSATLNFAEIDRAPEDVLNRIIWRSVKGSKVPFPEWAVTAVEEDEEEEARERQGKN comes from the coding sequence ATGTTTCGAGTCTGGTGCGTCGTCACGCTGTTGTCGTTGACTTGTTTCGCCGCTGCCCAGGAACCGGTGGAGGATGCCAAAACCGATCTCGTCGGCCGGTCGCGCGAGGAATTCATCGTCACTCCGGTGAATCAACTCCTCACTCCGTTTGGTCGGTTGGTCGAACTGCCCGGTTTGCGGCCGCAGGCGCTGGCTCTTTCGCCCGATGGCAAAATGCTGGTGACCTCGGGCAAGACGAGTGAGCTCGTCGTCATCGAACCGGCCAAAGGTGAGATTCTGCAGCGCGTCAAACTTCCCGCTGACGACAAAACCGAGCCACCGGAAGCGCCGTCGACGAACATCCTCATGCCCGATACGAAGGGCATCGTCAGTTTTACTGGTCTGATCTTTTCCGCCGATGGCCAGAAGCTTTATCTGAGCAACGTGAATGGCTCGATCAAAGTCTTTGTCGTCACCGATGGAAAAATCGCTCCTTCGCATACGATTCATCTGCCGCTCGCCAACGCGCCGCGGCGAAAACCCGAGATTCCCAGCGGCCTGGCCCTCACCGCCGATGGCAAGCTGCTGTATGTCTGCGGCAACCTCTCGAACAAACTGCTCGAAATCGAAACCGCCACCGGCAAGACGCTCCGCACCTTCGACGTCGGCGCGGCGCCCTACGATGTGGTGCTCGTCGGCCACAAAGCCTACGTCAGCAACTGGGCCGGCCGTCGTCCTGGCGCTGGCGATCTTGTCGGCCCCGCTGGCCGGGGCACCGAAGTGCGCGTCGATCCCGTTCGCTTCATCGCCAGCGAAGGCTCGGTGAGCATTGTTGATCTCGAGGGAAAGCAGAAGACCGTCGAACTACTCACGGGTCTGCACGCCTGTGCTCTCGCGGTTTCGCCAGACAAAGAATACGTCGTCTGCGCGAACGCGGGCAGCGATAACATCAGCCTGATCGATGTCGCCAAGGAGCAAGTGATCGATACGATCTGGTGTAAACAAAAACCTTCCGACCTCTTCGGCGCTTCGCCCAACGCCCTCGCCTTTGCACCGAACGGCAAACGTCTGTACGTCGCCAATGGTTCGCAAAATGCCATCGCGGTGATCAAGTTCGATCCTGAAGACAAAGGGGAATCGGTTCTGCAAGGCTTGATCCCCGTTGGTTGGTTTCCCGGCGCGCTGGCCTTCGATGCCGAGCGAAAGCATATTTACGCGGCGAATATCAAAGGCATTCCACTTGCGCCGAAGAAGCAGCCAGGCTCGGGCGCAGAAGGGTTCAACTCGCATCATTACTCCGGTTCGGTTTCGCTCGTGCCATTGCCGGCCGATGCTCCGACGCTGGCCAAGCTTTCGCAGCGGGCCGCGGTAAACATGCGGCGCGGCCGCATCGCCCAGGCAGGGCAACCGCCGCGCCCAGATCAGCCGCCGCGGGCCATTCCTGAACGGATCGGTGAGCCGAGCAAGATCAAGCACGTCGTTTACATTCTCAAGGAGAACCGCACCTACGATCAGGTCTTCGGTGCGCTCAAACGCGGCCGCGGCCACGCCGATCTGTGCATCTTCGGCGAAAACGTCACGCCCAATCAGCACAAGATGGTCAATGACTTTGTGCTGCTCGACAACACTTACTGCGCCGGCATCCTCAGCGCCGACGGGCATCAGTGGAGCACCACGGCCTTCAGCACCGATTACATGGAGAAGAGCTTCGCCGGTTTTCCGCGGAGCTATCCCGACGGCATGGGCCCCGACGAAAGCGATGCCATCGCCTATTCGCCGGCCGGTTTTATTTGGGATAACGCGTTGCTCCACAAAAAGACGATTCGCAACTACGGCGAATTCATGGGCCCGGAAGTGAAGTACGCCGATCCGGCCAAGAAGGGTAACCCGAGTTTCCTAGCCTGCTATCGCACTTGGAGAGGCGAATCGAAGGAAGTGGTTTTCGCTTCGTCGCCGTCGGTCGAAAGCCTCAAGCCCTTTTCGCCGACGGCGTATGTCGGCTGGAACATGTCGGTGCCCGATCAGTTCCGCGCCGATTTCATCATCAACGAGCTGAAGGAATACGAAGCCAAGGGCGAGTTCCCGAACCTCGTGATCATCTGCCTGCCGCAGGATCACGGCAGTGGCACGAAGGTCGGCTGCCCTACGCCGTCGGCCTGCGTTGCCGACAACGATCTGGCCTTCGGACGCATTGCCGACGCGCTGAGTCACTCGAAATTCTGGAAGGATATGGCCATCTTTGCGATTGAAGACGATCCGCAAAATGGCTGGGATCACGTCAGCGGCTATCGCACAACCGCCTATGTGCTGAGCCCGTTTGCCAAACGCGGGGAACTCATCAGCACGCAGTACAACACGACGAGCTTGATCCGCACGATGGAACAAATCCTCGGCATGAAGCCGATGAATCAGTTCGACGCCTCGGCTGTGCCGATGTTCGATTGCTTCACCGACGAGCCAAACTTCAAGCCGTTCGATTCGGTGCCGACGAATATCCCGATCGACACGATGAACCCCGATCCCAAGTCAATCCTCGACCCGATCCTGCGGGAAGACGCCCTCGTCTCGGCGACGCTCAACTTCGCCGAGATCGACCGCGCGCCGGAAGACGTTCTCAATCGCATCATTTGGCGCAGCGTGAAAGGAAGCAAAGTGCCGTTCCCCGAATGGGCGGTGACTGCTGTAGAAGAAGATGAAGAGGAAGAAGCCCGTGAGCGACAGGGGAAGAATTAG
- a CDS encoding polymorphic toxin-type HINT domain-containing protein, translating to MNAGTGWSREYFSLLSLAVLPALSLAVEKVDKASAIANDAVREALQREVYGLDVDREQLLSAALEQAPDNAAARWQHGYVRSTTGEWVKLDDRSDKKRQSLLKGYENQRANSKDTVVDQLELADWCGKHFLREQERVHLLRVCELSPDHTAARQRLGFVHIGNDWVLRDEINKQQAQDAAAKKAIAYWTPHLTKLAAQLSASDAAKREAAAAQLKQIHDPAALPAMQQVLGTRGEEMELLVVEATAQMTDPAAIAALARHAVFSPSLFVRHTAATKLQACDRDSYVPMLVSSMFTPVVSQIAEVALPNGRIGYRQMFLREGADRQELLILDTTYQRVAAPGGDSQQTFGVAARDARLTARRLEQAAAAQNRATEALNDRIAWVLNTATQEKLPAVPDEWWTWWNEQNEVFATGSKAVATIQHSRTVAVVEQGPNSLGSGNGTGQAGSGSRSISASGGRMDCLAAGTPVWTERGEVAIEKILAGDLVLSRDIDSGELAFKPVLRTTVRPPGRLVKIQAGNETFETSGGHLFWVSGQGWVKSRQLESGMVLHTATGPTRVAEVSESPVAPTYNLVVADFNNYFVGKQKVLSHDNTVRRPTNVAVPGLKPE from the coding sequence ATGAACGCTGGGACAGGATGGTCGCGCGAATACTTTTCTTTGCTTTCGTTGGCAGTGTTGCCGGCGCTCTCGCTGGCGGTCGAGAAAGTTGACAAAGCCAGCGCTATCGCCAACGACGCAGTACGCGAGGCGCTGCAGCGCGAAGTGTATGGCCTCGACGTTGATCGCGAGCAGCTCCTTTCGGCAGCACTCGAACAAGCCCCCGACAATGCCGCGGCGCGCTGGCAGCATGGGTATGTTCGTTCGACAACGGGCGAATGGGTAAAGCTCGATGACCGCTCGGACAAGAAGCGGCAATCGCTGCTGAAGGGATACGAAAATCAGCGGGCGAATAGCAAAGACACAGTCGTCGATCAGTTGGAACTGGCTGACTGGTGTGGCAAGCATTTTCTCCGCGAGCAGGAACGCGTTCACTTGCTGCGCGTATGCGAGTTGAGTCCCGATCACACCGCGGCTCGACAGCGACTGGGTTTTGTCCACATCGGCAACGATTGGGTTTTGCGCGACGAGATCAACAAACAGCAAGCTCAAGACGCAGCCGCGAAAAAGGCGATTGCTTACTGGACTCCACATCTCACCAAGCTGGCCGCTCAGTTGTCGGCCAGCGATGCCGCAAAACGAGAAGCCGCTGCTGCCCAGTTGAAGCAGATTCATGATCCAGCTGCGCTGCCTGCAATGCAGCAAGTCCTCGGTACGCGCGGCGAAGAGATGGAGCTGCTAGTCGTCGAAGCGACCGCGCAAATGACCGATCCAGCCGCCATTGCCGCGCTGGCCCGGCATGCCGTCTTTTCGCCATCGCTGTTTGTGCGGCATACCGCGGCCACGAAGTTGCAGGCCTGCGATCGTGACAGCTATGTGCCGATGCTGGTTTCTTCGATGTTCACCCCCGTGGTTTCGCAGATCGCAGAAGTGGCTCTGCCGAACGGCAGAATCGGTTACCGGCAGATGTTTTTGCGTGAAGGCGCCGATCGGCAAGAGTTGTTGATTCTCGATACGACGTATCAGCGAGTCGCTGCGCCCGGCGGCGACAGTCAGCAGACGTTTGGCGTTGCGGCTCGCGATGCTCGCCTGACTGCGCGGCGCTTGGAACAAGCGGCAGCCGCTCAAAATCGAGCGACCGAGGCACTCAACGATCGGATCGCCTGGGTGCTGAACACAGCGACGCAGGAAAAGCTGCCAGCCGTGCCCGACGAATGGTGGACGTGGTGGAACGAACAGAATGAAGTCTTCGCCACGGGGAGCAAGGCCGTTGCCACGATTCAACACTCGCGCACCGTAGCCGTGGTCGAGCAGGGTCCAAATTCGCTCGGCAGCGGCAACGGCACGGGACAGGCCGGGAGTGGCTCTCGCTCGATCAGCGCGAGTGGTGGCCGCATGGATTGCCTGGCTGCAGGCACGCCGGTGTGGACCGAGCGGGGCGAAGTGGCCATCGAAAAAATTCTGGCCGGTGACCTGGTGTTGTCGCGCGATATCGACTCGGGCGAACTGGCCTTCAAGCCGGTGCTGCGCACTACGGTTCGTCCTCCCGGCAGGCTCGTGAAGATTCAGGCGGGCAACGAAACCTTCGAAACCAGCGGCGGTCACTTGTTCTGGGTTTCGGGCCAAGGTTGGGTGAAGTCGCGGCAGTTGGAGTCCGGCATGGTGCTGCACACGGCGACCGGGCCGACGCGAGTGGCGGAGGTCAGCGAATCGCCGGTCGCGCCGACTTACAATCTGGTCGTCGCCGATTTCAACAACTACTTTGTGGGCAAGCAGAAAGTGTTGTCGCACGACAACACCGTCCGTCGCCCAACCAATGTTGCAGTTCCTGGCTTGAAGCCGGAGTAA
- a CDS encoding polymorphic toxin-type HINT domain-containing protein, which produces MTDYVPLMISAMYSPISTQFEAQVLPNGQTVMRKAYWREGMDHHELLVTDTSFRMNIPAGQYLGPSRNLAPVFFNQHRMENLIEVDNARTEVAVAEKNRLTDERNRRIADALTKSTGEKFAAQPDVWWKWWLDLNEWTLPDGKGMYSYYQYNRREDWTDFKWPRKTSCLNAGTPIWTDQGPVAVERLKIGDLVLSRDVESGELAYKPVLLTTVREKRQLTELMVGAEKIQATGGHLFWVSGTGWVRTKELQASDVLHTATNPVNLTAAQPGIVAETYNLVVADFHTYFVGEHKLLSHDNTVRRPTNVVVPGLKPEQ; this is translated from the coding sequence ATGACCGATTACGTGCCCCTGATGATTTCGGCGATGTATTCGCCGATCTCCACGCAGTTTGAGGCCCAGGTATTACCGAACGGGCAGACGGTAATGCGCAAGGCTTATTGGCGCGAAGGTATGGATCATCACGAACTGCTGGTTACTGATACTTCGTTCAGAATGAATATCCCGGCGGGGCAGTACTTAGGACCTTCACGCAACCTCGCTCCGGTGTTCTTCAATCAGCATCGCATGGAAAATTTAATCGAAGTTGATAACGCGCGCACCGAGGTCGCTGTCGCTGAAAAGAACCGCCTGACTGACGAAAGAAACCGCCGTATCGCGGATGCGCTCACCAAGTCCACCGGCGAAAAGTTCGCTGCGCAGCCGGACGTATGGTGGAAGTGGTGGCTCGATCTGAATGAATGGACCTTGCCGGACGGAAAGGGCATGTATTCGTATTACCAGTACAATCGGCGGGAAGATTGGACCGATTTTAAGTGGCCGCGTAAGACTTCTTGCCTCAATGCCGGCACGCCGATTTGGACCGATCAAGGGCCGGTTGCTGTCGAACGTTTGAAAATTGGCGACTTAGTGCTGTCACGCGATGTCGAGAGTGGTGAGCTTGCATACAAGCCGGTGCTCCTCACCACCGTGCGTGAAAAACGACAGCTTACGGAACTAATGGTTGGCGCGGAAAAGATTCAAGCGACCGGCGGTCACTTGTTTTGGGTTTCAGGCACAGGCTGGGTGCGTACAAAAGAATTGCAGGCGAGTGATGTGCTCCACACAGCGACGAACCCCGTGAACTTGACTGCTGCCCAGCCGGGCATTGTGGCCGAAACATACAACTTGGTGGTCGCAGATTTTCACACGTACTTCGTCGGCGAGCACAAGTTGCTGTCGCACGACAACACCGTGCGCCGGCCTACCAATGTTGTCGTGCCGGGCTTGAAGCCAGAGCAATAG
- a CDS encoding AAA family ATPase — protein MTQPFPVVVWQDSQGAFTASVLDGARAAAVDVNVPAALLQLKRYLIWNFRQTGGMGSADFADLSLRDHRVRIRAEYNTGDYVYPVSPPLELRITCVHGKRGDGALHCVIPTLGIRLTYQPQDPIEDLVKEAVQQALGKLTPRDLSRHLMPGAFSLHAVHVPNQRQSIREKPEQYAALSSVAERLGQRGRAGRWPRALLRDKEVRQVAGHLKDERASLLLVGERGGGKSTVLVEAIRLLQRTNVKKPSEEQTEEEEKKSTALRNFWLTSGARIIAGMKYLGQWEQRCEQMIAELGEKGGLLCVEDLLELATVGGGKEGANVANFLHPYVERGELRLVAETTPAELDACRQLLPGLVDQFQVIHIPEFSPTDGRALLDELLRTGARHQKLELDEGLAGLVYRLFKRFQPYAAFPGRSAAFVRHLLDDSAKEQRTKLTQHHVLARFQRDTGLPEVLLRDDLPLPHEEVLTRFRGEVLGQEAACAAAAGVVTALKSGLNDPNRPLGVLLLCGPTGVGKTEMAKALSRFIFGAGNMKDRLVRLDMSEYAGYGAAQRLFQNADGQLSEFIQRIRRQPFVVVLFDEIEKAAPEVLDALLGVLDEGRLTDRFGRTTTFRSAVIVMTSNIGAERSAAVGFDSTVQPAFERIAMGTFRPEFYNRIDSVIAFQPLSRETIRSLARRELAAIAQREGLAKNDLRLEWSDSLVDHLAAAGYDARYGARPLHRAVEQLIIAPLAKWLLANPTARERIVHVDLAENNEIVVW, from the coding sequence ATGACGCAACCTTTTCCCGTTGTTGTCTGGCAAGACTCGCAGGGCGCTTTCACGGCCAGCGTGCTCGATGGTGCGCGGGCCGCTGCCGTCGACGTCAACGTGCCAGCCGCGCTGCTGCAGCTCAAGCGTTATCTGATCTGGAACTTTCGCCAAACGGGTGGCATGGGTTCGGCCGATTTCGCCGACCTGTCGCTGCGCGATCATCGCGTCCGCATCCGCGCCGAGTACAACACGGGGGACTACGTTTATCCCGTCAGCCCGCCGCTGGAACTCCGAATCACTTGCGTTCACGGCAAGCGCGGCGACGGCGCGCTGCATTGCGTCATTCCGACACTCGGCATTCGCTTGACCTATCAGCCGCAAGATCCGATCGAGGATCTCGTGAAAGAGGCGGTGCAGCAAGCTCTCGGCAAGCTCACGCCGCGCGATCTGTCGCGGCATCTGATGCCCGGCGCATTCAGCTTGCACGCCGTCCACGTTCCCAATCAGCGCCAATCGATTCGCGAGAAACCCGAGCAATATGCCGCGCTCAGCAGCGTCGCCGAACGACTGGGTCAACGCGGCCGGGCCGGTCGTTGGCCACGGGCGTTGCTGCGCGATAAAGAAGTCCGGCAGGTCGCCGGACATTTGAAGGATGAGCGTGCGAGCCTGCTACTCGTCGGCGAGCGCGGCGGCGGCAAGTCGACCGTCCTCGTCGAAGCCATTCGTCTGTTGCAGCGGACGAATGTGAAAAAGCCCAGCGAAGAGCAAACCGAAGAAGAAGAGAAGAAGTCGACAGCCCTCCGCAACTTTTGGCTGACCAGCGGCGCGCGAATCATCGCCGGCATGAAGTACCTCGGCCAATGGGAGCAGCGTTGCGAACAAATGATCGCCGAGCTGGGCGAAAAGGGCGGACTGCTCTGCGTGGAAGACCTGCTCGAATTGGCGACAGTCGGCGGCGGTAAAGAAGGCGCAAACGTCGCGAACTTTCTGCATCCTTACGTCGAGCGCGGCGAACTGCGACTTGTAGCCGAAACGACGCCCGCCGAGCTCGACGCCTGCCGGCAGTTGCTGCCGGGGCTCGTCGATCAATTTCAGGTTATTCACATTCCCGAGTTTTCGCCCACTGACGGCCGCGCGCTGCTCGACGAGTTGCTGCGAACCGGCGCTCGGCATCAGAAGTTGGAACTCGACGAAGGGTTGGCCGGGCTTGTTTATCGACTGTTCAAGCGGTTTCAACCGTATGCGGCGTTTCCCGGCCGGAGTGCCGCGTTCGTGCGGCACTTGCTGGACGACTCTGCCAAGGAACAGCGGACGAAGCTCACTCAGCACCACGTGCTCGCGCGGTTTCAGCGTGACACTGGTTTGCCGGAAGTGCTGCTGCGCGATGATCTGCCATTGCCGCACGAGGAAGTTCTCACGCGTTTCCGCGGCGAGGTTCTCGGCCAGGAAGCGGCTTGCGCCGCTGCTGCCGGAGTCGTCACCGCGCTCAAGAGTGGCTTGAATGACCCGAATCGTCCGCTCGGCGTGCTCCTCCTCTGCGGCCCGACCGGCGTCGGCAAAACCGAAATGGCCAAGGCCCTGTCGCGCTTCATTTTCGGCGCCGGCAACATGAAAGACCGGCTCGTTCGCCTCGATATGAGCGAATATGCCGGTTACGGCGCGGCCCAGCGGCTGTTTCAGAATGCCGATGGCCAGTTGAGCGAGTTCATCCAGCGGATTCGTCGTCAGCCGTTTGTCGTGGTCCTCTTCGACGAAATCGAAAAAGCCGCGCCGGAAGTTCTCGATGCATTGCTCGGTGTACTCGACGAAGGCCGCCTGACCGATCGCTTCGGCCGGACGACGACATTTCGCAGCGCGGTGATTGTGATGACGAGCAATATCGGCGCAGAACGGAGCGCCGCGGTCGGTTTCGATTCGACCGTCCAACCAGCCTTCGAGCGGATTGCCATGGGAACGTTTCGCCCGGAGTTCTACAACCGGATCGATTCGGTCATCGCCTTCCAGCCACTCTCGCGCGAGACGATCCGTTCCCTCGCCCGTCGCGAATTGGCTGCCATCGCCCAGCGCGAAGGGTTGGCCAAGAACGATCTCCGCCTCGAATGGAGCGACTCCCTCGTCGATCATCTCGCGGCCGCTGGTTACGACGCCCGCTATGGCGCCCGGCCGCTACATCGCGCGGTTGAACAGCTCATCATCGCGCCGCTCGCCAAGTGGCTCCTTGCCAATCCGACCGCGCGAGAACGGATCGTGCATGTCGATCTGGCTGAGAACAATGAGATCGTGGTGTGGTAG